A portion of the Cyanobium sp. PCC 7001 genome contains these proteins:
- a CDS encoding DUF3750 domain-containing protein: MRLIHEVSCPDLAVDLWSARIPKLGRFADHHWLVVRRGARADRWEVWQTPGEGDTSWGHLHRNLLAPSSGVGNGPGRLLQRWTSDEAADLASRVESSPTTYPWLHRYRAFPGPNSNTYVQWALGSLSKLGWRGLGRGYMARPGLSLKPVNCLI; this comes from the coding sequence GTGAGGCTGATTCATGAAGTCTCCTGTCCGGATCTAGCCGTGGATCTCTGGTCTGCCCGGATTCCCAAGCTCGGACGCTTTGCTGATCACCACTGGCTTGTGGTCCGCCGGGGCGCGCGGGCAGACCGCTGGGAGGTGTGGCAGACGCCTGGTGAGGGCGACACATCCTGGGGGCATCTGCACCGCAATCTATTGGCTCCGTCATCCGGTGTGGGCAACGGACCCGGACGACTGTTGCAACGCTGGACGTCTGATGAGGCGGCTGATCTGGCGTCACGCGTTGAATCCAGCCCCACCACCTATCCGTGGCTGCATCGCTATCGCGCCTTCCCTGGACCAAACAGCAATACCTATGTGCAGTGGGCTCTTGGTTCGTTGAGCAAGTTGGGGTGGCGTGGCCTTGGACGTGGCTACATGGCTCGCCCTGGGCTAAGTCTGAAACCAGTCAATTGTTTGATCTAA
- a CDS encoding MAE_28990/MAE_18760 family HEPN-like nuclease: MSGSLEEFEKGTDDLRSYIVGLQLERRLLAAKSADPPCSESDQIATEIRGNIGTGSNKRRFDYNTVIVSLYGLFEQLVEGLIREYATRLQNACPKYVDLPERLRNANAEMTVELLPKLEFSRYKGRLQIPQVIANLHSCLSGADTYLLNLEALQQHSANFRSDVLAQLFTRIGIEQVLQRLSRYEPFTSFMSARFEGKPVASIPNEQVYAQLNDLAERRNDVAHGVTSDILSIPILLDILSYTLALGRSLYALVHDDAVAIEASARGMYLGKPIAVYNHSIVCFRLCNQKLRIGDTLVMLNTKWPNSCLSGPVLEIQVEGVGYEEVPAAPFIDVGCRVGFRAVQQYEYALLPQA, translated from the coding sequence ATGAGTGGATCTCTTGAGGAATTTGAGAAAGGAACTGACGACCTAAGATCATATATTGTTGGTCTCCAGCTCGAACGGCGGCTACTTGCAGCCAAGTCTGCTGATCCACCATGCTCCGAATCGGATCAAATAGCGACTGAGATACGAGGTAATATAGGAACCGGGAGCAATAAGAGGCGATTTGACTACAATACAGTTATTGTGTCTCTCTATGGGCTATTCGAGCAGCTTGTAGAAGGTCTAATCAGAGAATATGCCACTCGTCTACAAAACGCATGCCCGAAGTACGTTGATCTGCCAGAGCGCTTAAGAAATGCGAATGCAGAAATGACTGTAGAGCTACTTCCAAAGCTCGAATTCAGCCGCTATAAGGGGCGCTTACAGATCCCACAGGTAATTGCGAATCTACATTCTTGCTTGAGTGGCGCTGATACCTATTTACTTAACCTTGAAGCACTGCAACAGCATTCTGCTAACTTTCGCAGCGATGTACTTGCACAGCTTTTCACGCGAATCGGTATTGAGCAAGTATTACAGCGTCTTTCTCGCTACGAGCCGTTCACATCTTTTATGAGTGCTCGTTTTGAAGGCAAGCCAGTGGCTTCTATTCCGAATGAGCAGGTGTATGCTCAACTAAATGATCTCGCAGAGAGGAGAAATGATGTTGCGCATGGGGTCACTTCCGATATTCTTAGCATTCCGATCCTACTAGATATCTTAAGTTATACATTGGCACTTGGGCGATCACTCTATGCATTAGTGCATGATGATGCAGTGGCCATTGAAGCATCGGCTAGAGGCATGTATCTCGGCAAGCCAATAGCCGTCTACAATCATTCTATAGTGTGCTTCCGTCTTTGCAACCAGAAGCTAAGAATAGGAGATACTCTTGTTATGCTAAATACAAAATGGCCTAATAGTTGCCTATCTGGCCCAGTTCTAGAGATTCAAGTAGAGGGAGTTGGCTATGAGGAAGTACCCGCGGCGCCATTCATAGATGTCGGATGTCGTGTGGGCTTCCGAGCAGTGCAGCAATATGAATACGCATTACTTCCGCAAGCATGA
- a CDS encoding DUF262 domain-containing protein, producing MKPDPFSHHMDLFPGELLALTDTESDNEARLSDELINQKYIKGDVRIVTEQARYPLSSVPSMVQSQDYELNPEFQRRHRWDNLKKSRLIESFIMNVPIPPIFLYEDRFSHYEVMDGLQRMTAIYEFYTDRFSLEGLEEWPELNGRLYSDLPEQIKRGIDRRYLSSIILLQETAKDETEATRLKQLVFERINSGGIKLEPQESRNAIYNGPLNKMCIRLARTPALCLMWGIPAPTEVELHESVLSDELLANETFRKMDDVELVLRFFAYRQRLKHPEGSLKDYLDQYLKSGNLYSSEVLAQLEQLFVRTVDLVHDILGEKAFWLWRRRKVSGWGWFARPTTVLYDPIMYVFSRYVDQASELSDKSEVIRSGITDFYEKHYDQFEGRYTNISNIVERNRLFDELLAKTLSA from the coding sequence TTGAAACCAGATCCCTTCAGCCATCACATGGATTTATTCCCAGGCGAGCTTCTTGCCCTCACTGATACAGAGAGCGATAATGAAGCGCGCCTCAGCGATGAACTTATCAATCAGAAATACATCAAGGGAGATGTTCGCATAGTCACCGAGCAGGCTCGGTATCCTCTTAGTTCGGTCCCCTCAATGGTCCAAAGCCAGGACTATGAGCTTAACCCTGAGTTCCAACGCCGCCATCGCTGGGACAATTTGAAGAAATCTAGATTAATCGAATCATTTATAATGAACGTCCCGATCCCGCCAATATTTCTCTATGAAGACCGGTTTTCTCATTACGAGGTGATGGACGGATTGCAACGAATGACAGCAATCTATGAATTCTACACTGATCGCTTCTCACTTGAAGGCCTTGAGGAATGGCCCGAGCTCAATGGCAGGTTGTACTCTGATCTTCCTGAACAGATTAAGCGAGGAATTGATAGGCGATACCTGTCTTCAATAATTCTCCTTCAGGAGACTGCTAAGGATGAGACCGAGGCAACACGCCTAAAACAATTAGTATTTGAACGTATCAATAGTGGCGGGATCAAGCTTGAGCCGCAGGAGTCACGCAATGCCATCTACAATGGTCCCCTCAACAAGATGTGCATTCGTCTAGCGCGCACCCCAGCGCTATGTCTAATGTGGGGTATTCCCGCGCCTACCGAAGTTGAGTTGCATGAAAGCGTTCTATCAGATGAGCTATTGGCCAATGAGACGTTTCGAAAAATGGATGATGTTGAACTCGTTCTGCGCTTCTTTGCATATCGCCAGAGGCTTAAGCATCCTGAGGGATCCTTAAAAGACTACTTAGATCAATACCTTAAGTCTGGAAATCTTTATTCATCAGAGGTTCTAGCTCAGCTCGAGCAGCTATTTGTCAGAACAGTAGACTTAGTGCATGATATTCTTGGTGAGAAGGCATTCTGGCTTTGGCGTCGACGAAAAGTATCAGGATGGGGATGGTTCGCCAGGCCCACGACAGTTCTCTATGATCCGATCATGTATGTGTTCAGCAGATATGTAGATCAAGCCTCAGAACTAAGCGATAAGAGTGAAGTAATTCGTTCGGGAATAACAGATTTCTATGAAAAGCACTACGATCAGTTTGAAGGAAGATATACTAACATTAGCAACATTGTTGAGCGGAATAGGCTGTTCGATGAGCTGCTAGCTAAGACTTTAAGCGCATGA
- a CDS encoding Ni/Fe hydrogenase subunit alpha encodes MTRTITIDPVTRIEGHAKITLHLDASGRLADARFHVVEYRGFETFCEGRPFTEMAGITARICGICPVSHLLAAAKTGDKLLAVQPPPAARKLRRMLNLAQLCQSHALSFFHLSSPDFLLGWESDPARRNVFGLMAADPELARAGIRLRQFGQQVLELLGGRKIHSAWAVPGGVRTPLSDEARAWILERLPEAKATTAKALEIYKRLLDGPLQREQSTFGDFPSLFMGLVGPGGRWECIDGLIRFVDSAGAVVADGLSEDDYASYLGEAVESWSYLKFPYYKPLGYPEGIYRVGPLARLNVCEQIGTPWADRELQEFRQRSGTAASGGRIVTSSFAYHHARLVEIVACLEGIEKLVADDSLMTDRIRARASLNANEAVGVSEAPRGTLFHHYRVDDDGLITRVNLIIATGQNNLAMNRTVAQIAREFIPEPVAEGAEIPEPLLNRVEAGIRCFDPCLSCSTHAAGQMPLHIELRDASGELLAERLRD; translated from the coding sequence ATGACCCGCACGATCACGATCGACCCGGTGACCCGCATCGAGGGGCACGCCAAGATCACCCTGCACCTCGATGCGTCGGGGCGGCTGGCGGATGCCCGCTTCCACGTGGTGGAGTACCGCGGCTTCGAAACCTTCTGCGAAGGGCGGCCGTTCACCGAGATGGCGGGCATCACGGCGCGGATCTGCGGCATCTGCCCGGTGAGCCACCTGCTGGCGGCAGCGAAGACGGGCGACAAGCTGCTGGCGGTGCAGCCGCCACCGGCGGCGCGGAAGCTGCGGCGGATGCTCAACCTGGCCCAGCTGTGCCAGAGCCATGCCCTGTCGTTCTTTCATCTGAGCAGCCCCGATTTCCTCCTGGGCTGGGAGAGCGATCCGGCCAGGCGCAACGTGTTCGGCCTGATGGCGGCCGATCCGGAGCTGGCCCGGGCCGGCATCCGCCTGCGGCAGTTCGGCCAGCAGGTGCTGGAGCTGCTGGGCGGCCGCAAGATCCATTCGGCCTGGGCGGTGCCCGGCGGCGTGCGCACACCCCTGAGCGACGAGGCCCGGGCGTGGATCCTGGAGCGGCTGCCGGAAGCGAAGGCCACCACCGCTAAGGCGCTGGAGATCTACAAACGGCTGCTGGATGGGCCGCTGCAGCGGGAGCAGAGCACCTTCGGTGATTTCCCCTCCCTGTTCATGGGTCTGGTGGGGCCGGGCGGGCGCTGGGAGTGCATCGACGGGCTGATCCGTTTTGTGGACAGCGCTGGAGCGGTGGTGGCCGATGGGCTCAGTGAAGACGACTACGCCAGCTATCTGGGCGAAGCAGTGGAGAGTTGGAGCTATCTGAAGTTTCCGTACTACAAGCCGCTGGGATATCCGGAGGGGATCTATCGGGTGGGGCCCCTGGCGCGACTCAACGTGTGCGAGCAGATCGGCACCCCCTGGGCCGACCGGGAGCTGCAGGAGTTCCGCCAGCGCAGCGGCACCGCAGCCAGCGGTGGCCGGATCGTGACGTCGTCATTCGCGTATCACCATGCCCGGCTGGTGGAGATCGTGGCCTGCCTGGAGGGCATCGAGAAGCTGGTGGCCGACGACAGCCTGATGACCGACCGGATCCGCGCCCGGGCCAGCCTCAATGCCAACGAAGCGGTGGGCGTGAGCGAGGCGCCCAGGGGCACACTGTTCCACCACTACCGGGTGGACGACGACGGCCTGATCACCCGCGTGAATCTGATCATCGCCACGGGCCAGAACAACCTGGCCATGAACCGCACCGTGGCCCAGATCGCCCGGGAGTTCATCCCCGAACCGGTGGCCGAAGGCGCTGAGATCCCCGAGCCCCTGCTCAACCGTGTGGAGGCGGGGATCCGCTGTTTCGATCCGTGCCTGAGCTGCAGCACCCATGCGGCGGGCCAGATGCCGTTGCACATCGAGTTGCGGGATGCGTCGGGGGAGTTGCTGGCGGAGAGGTTGAGAGATTGA
- a CDS encoding oxidoreductase, with product MSTQTPKLRFATVWLAGCSGCHMSFLDLDEWLFELAKHVDVVFSPVASDIKQFPENVDVCLVEGAVANADNLELALQLRQRSRLVVSFGDCAVTGNVPALRNLWSEVDGGSRQSVLDRGYLELADTGAQHPHAPGIVPELLERVRPLHEVIAVDLYLPGCPPSAERIRAAIEPLLKGEMPAMEGTAMLKFG from the coding sequence ATGAGCACCCAGACACCCAAATTGCGCTTCGCCACCGTGTGGCTGGCCGGCTGCAGCGGCTGCCACATGTCGTTCCTGGATCTCGACGAGTGGCTGTTCGAGCTGGCGAAGCATGTGGACGTGGTGTTCTCACCCGTGGCCAGCGACATCAAGCAGTTCCCTGAGAACGTTGACGTGTGCCTGGTGGAGGGGGCGGTGGCCAATGCCGACAACCTCGAACTGGCTCTGCAGCTGCGCCAGCGCAGCCGCCTGGTGGTGTCCTTCGGGGATTGCGCGGTGACCGGCAACGTGCCGGCGCTGCGCAACCTCTGGAGTGAGGTGGATGGCGGCAGCCGCCAGAGCGTGCTGGATCGCGGCTATCTGGAGCTGGCGGACACCGGCGCCCAGCATCCCCATGCCCCGGGCATCGTGCCGGAGCTGCTGGAGCGGGTGCGGCCCCTGCACGAAGTGATCGCTGTGGATCTCTATCTGCCCGGCTGCCCGCCCAGCGCGGAGCGCATCCGCGCCGCCATCGAGCCGCTGCTCAAGGGTGAGATGCCGGCGATGGAAGGCACGGCGATGTTGAAGTTCGGCTAG
- the hoxU gene encoding bidirectional hydrogenase complex protein HoxU codes for AGASLPTLCHLDGLTPVGACRLCLVELEGSGKLQPACATAASEGLAVLTSTPQLQEWRRMAVELFFAEGNHVCAFCVANGACELQDVAVAVGMDHSRFPYQYPQRRVDASHPQFAIDHHRCILCTRCVRVCDEIEGAHVWDVANRGADCSIIAGLDQPWGEVAACTSCGKCVDVCPTGAIFRKDDTTAEKEAHRERPQLLRSARDQHQWQNQ; via the coding sequence GCCGGCGCCAGCCTGCCCACCCTCTGCCACCTCGATGGCCTCACGCCCGTGGGCGCCTGCCGGCTCTGCCTGGTGGAGCTGGAGGGCAGCGGCAAGCTGCAGCCTGCCTGCGCCACCGCGGCCAGCGAGGGCCTGGCGGTGCTCACCAGCACGCCCCAGCTCCAGGAATGGCGGCGCATGGCGGTGGAGCTGTTCTTCGCCGAGGGCAACCACGTGTGCGCCTTCTGCGTGGCCAACGGCGCCTGCGAACTGCAGGACGTGGCGGTGGCGGTGGGGATGGATCACTCCCGCTTTCCGTATCAGTACCCCCAGCGGCGGGTGGACGCCTCCCATCCCCAGTTCGCCATCGACCACCACCGCTGCATCCTCTGCACCCGCTGCGTGCGGGTGTGCGATGAGATCGAGGGGGCCCACGTGTGGGACGTGGCCAACCGCGGTGCCGACTGCTCGATCATCGCCGGGCTGGATCAGCCCTGGGGCGAGGTGGCGGCCTGCACCTCCTGCGGCAAGTGCGTGGATGTGTGCCCCACCGGTGCCATCTTCCGCAAGGACGACACCACCGCCGAGAAGGAGGCGCACCGGGAGCGGCCCCAGCTCCTGCGCAGCGCCCGCGACCAGCACCAGTGGCAGAACCAGTGA